In one Roseburia intestinalis L1-82 genomic region, the following are encoded:
- a CDS encoding glycosyl hydrolase 53 family protein has translation MKSGMVKRMLAAALAATLIVTSAGTTDVWAAGSEETVSVSVEETEESTENVKTASSSNLITNGDFETDASGWTFLLGGGDYSPNLKKGTDTGMTNNTTGYINIWSENEAEFVMSQEITGLSAGNYTAMLSIDGANDKTADLKFYAGDESTVLSTENGWNNWSTFKVENIVVDESGSIIIKIAGTLGAGYWFDVDDITLTKNLSDGEEKTEAAEALNTLITACEALTESDYTSDTWSALQTALTSAKAVYGDKDNKTVEELTEAKTVLQAAKDALVDAGIVDTGADGIFVQKVDGLSNDFIKGVDVSSYVSLRDSGVTFKDWNGNVIGDQEFFSQLKEAGVNYVRIRVWNDPYDSNGKGYGGGNNDLAKAKKIGKWATDAGMKVLIDFHYSDFWADPGKQKAPKAWAGYTIDQKVTAVSDYTTASITELLDAGVDVGMVQVGNETNNGVCGESTWENMCRIFDAGADAVHAAGEAKGKNILVAVHFANPEKSANYATYAKNLNTYDVSYDVFASSYYPYWHGTLDNLTSTLKNIADTYDKKVMVAETSWATSLEDGDGHENTVRKGNNDTKVDGMDYTFSIQGQANEVRSVISAINNIGDNGKQTFKRQDLLCQSACL, from the coding sequence ATGAAAAGTGGGATGGTAAAGCGCATGCTGGCAGCGGCACTGGCAGCGACATTGATTGTGACAAGTGCCGGGACAACGGATGTCTGGGCAGCAGGAAGCGAAGAGACAGTTTCTGTGAGTGTGGAAGAGACAGAGGAAAGTACGGAGAATGTAAAAACTGCAAGCAGCAGTAATCTGATAACAAATGGAGATTTTGAGACAGATGCATCTGGATGGACATTTTTGTTGGGTGGTGGCGATTATTCGCCAAACTTAAAAAAAGGTACAGACACAGGTATGACAAATAATACGACGGGTTATATCAACATTTGGTCGGAAAACGAAGCCGAGTTTGTTATGTCTCAGGAGATTACGGGACTTTCAGCAGGAAATTATACCGCTATGTTAAGTATAGATGGAGCAAATGATAAAACTGCAGATTTAAAGTTTTATGCGGGAGACGAGAGTACAGTATTAAGTACGGAAAATGGCTGGAATAACTGGTCGACGTTTAAGGTTGAAAATATAGTAGTAGATGAAAGCGGAAGTATTATTATTAAAATTGCAGGTACATTAGGTGCCGGATACTGGTTCGATGTAGATGACATTACATTAACAAAAAATCTGTCTGATGGAGAGGAAAAAACCGAAGCAGCAGAGGCTTTAAATACCCTTATCACAGCCTGTGAAGCCCTGACAGAGTCAGATTACACTTCAGATACCTGGAGTGCATTACAGACAGCGCTTACATCAGCAAAAGCAGTTTATGGGGATAAAGACAACAAAACCGTAGAGGAATTAACAGAAGCTAAAACAGTCCTGCAGGCTGCAAAAGATGCACTGGTTGATGCAGGCATCGTTGATACCGGAGCTGATGGTATTTTTGTACAGAAAGTAGATGGACTGAGCAATGATTTTATCAAAGGTGTGGATGTGTCATCTTATGTCAGCTTAAGAGACAGCGGAGTGACATTCAAAGACTGGAACGGTAACGTGATAGGTGATCAGGAGTTCTTCAGCCAGTTAAAAGAAGCAGGTGTCAACTATGTGCGTATACGTGTGTGGAATGATCCATATGACAGCAATGGAAAAGGATACGGTGGTGGAAATAACGATCTTGCAAAAGCAAAGAAAATCGGAAAATGGGCAACCGACGCAGGCATGAAGGTGTTAATTGATTTCCATTATTCTGATTTCTGGGCAGATCCGGGAAAACAGAAGGCGCCGAAAGCCTGGGCGGGTTATACGATCGATCAGAAAGTGACAGCTGTATCTGATTATACAACAGCGAGCATTACAGAACTGTTAGATGCAGGTGTTGATGTTGGAATGGTTCAGGTTGGAAATGAGACAAACAACGGTGTCTGTGGTGAGAGTACATGGGAAAACATGTGCAGGATCTTTGATGCCGGTGCAGATGCGGTTCACGCAGCAGGAGAGGCAAAAGGAAAGAATATCTTGGTTGCTGTTCATTTTGCAAATCCGGAAAAAAGCGCAAACTATGCAACTTATGCAAAAAATCTGAATACATATGATGTAAGCTATGATGTATTTGCATCTTCTTATTATCCATACTGGCATGGAACACTTGACAATCTTACCAGTACTTTAAAGAATATCGCTGATACTTATGACAAAAAAGTAATGGTAGCAGAGACATCCTGGGCAACAAGTTTAGAGGATGGCGATGGACATGAAAATACTGTTCGTAAAGGTAATAATGATACAAAAGTAGATGGTATGGATTATACATTTTCCATACAGGGACAGGCAAATGAAGTAAGAAGTGTTATTTCAGCGATCAACAATATCGGTGACAATGGTAAGCAAACTTTCAAAAGGCAAGACTTATTATGTCAAAGTGCGTGCCTATAA
- a CDS encoding methyl-accepting chemotaxis protein, with protein MKNKRKQISNEISIRILSVVITIFVIFSIVVAIMIGNISLSSQKDELELQSKAASYQLETFFKKYTTTAEQMALNPDIREILTETKSGDSIKEATLYQDVFKELQSHQATDSENILAAWIGDIDANALTQSDGYTSDSSFDITQRDWYQVTQTGKSMLTNAYTDVSTGKLILSAAAPVYDPSGKNIVGVAGLDIALDHINELFFSYTVGDNGFVILLTSDGTIIYHPNTDYQLKTLTEIGVSDNVVNALGGGNTAVKYTIGNKSRYGYIVDITDTDYFVLSCLPTSEYFSSLTICMVIMLVLIVIGIAATVIAIRKVASAITKPISTLNDVAQELAKGNLDVSLKIHSDNELGELSDSIQLTVDRLKEYINYINEITYALNRLADGKLKFTLKYDYAGDFSKVKEGLINISESMQNIMTDIINTSSQVSAGSEDLAKAAQSIAEGATTQSASVEELVATTTAVTDQVKENTAAAQVAADETLKVTDMMRNSKDQMSLMTEAMNKITQTSNEVVGIIKTIEDIADQTNLLALNASIEAARAGEAGKGFAVVASEIGSLAEESSKAANTTKDLIGISINEIEHGNQIVNDVVTSIQEVMEAVQKVNEMISKSSETYVQQEQSMEQLEIGIEEISKGVEDNSAAAEETSATSEELAAQATTLEQLVQRFDLTNEE; from the coding sequence ATGAAAAACAAAAGAAAACAGATTTCCAATGAAATCTCAATCCGCATTCTGTCGGTCGTTATCACAATATTCGTCATTTTCTCTATTGTAGTTGCGATCATGATCGGGAACATCAGCTTGTCCTCACAAAAAGACGAACTGGAACTACAGTCAAAAGCTGCCTCATATCAGCTTGAAACCTTTTTTAAAAAGTACACAACTACCGCGGAACAGATGGCTCTCAATCCCGATATACGGGAAATCCTGACTGAAACTAAATCCGGCGATTCCATTAAAGAAGCCACCCTTTATCAGGATGTATTTAAAGAGCTGCAGAGTCATCAGGCAACAGACAGTGAAAACATTCTTGCTGCCTGGATCGGTGATATTGATGCTAATGCTCTGACCCAGTCAGACGGCTATACCAGTGACAGTTCTTTTGATATCACGCAAAGAGACTGGTATCAGGTAACACAAACCGGTAAAAGTATGCTCACCAACGCTTACACAGATGTCAGCACAGGCAAATTAATTTTAAGCGCCGCCGCACCCGTATACGATCCTTCCGGAAAAAATATTGTCGGTGTTGCCGGATTGGATATTGCCTTAGACCATATCAACGAATTATTTTTCTCCTACACAGTAGGTGATAATGGTTTTGTAATTCTTTTAACATCTGACGGAACCATCATTTACCATCCAAATACAGATTATCAGTTAAAAACTCTTACTGAGATTGGTGTAAGTGATAATGTAGTCAATGCTCTTGGAGGTGGAAATACCGCAGTAAAATATACCATTGGAAATAAATCAAGATATGGATATATTGTAGACATTACAGATACCGATTATTTTGTTTTAAGTTGTCTGCCAACCAGTGAATATTTTTCCAGCCTCACCATATGCATGGTTATTATGCTTGTACTGATCGTCATCGGTATTGCAGCCACTGTCATTGCCATCCGCAAAGTCGCTTCTGCTATTACAAAACCGATCAGTACATTAAATGATGTTGCACAGGAACTTGCCAAAGGAAACCTTGATGTATCCCTTAAGATTCACTCTGACAATGAACTCGGCGAACTTTCTGACTCCATCCAGTTAACGGTAGACCGCCTGAAGGAATACATTAATTACATTAATGAGATTACCTATGCCTTAAACCGTTTAGCAGATGGAAAATTAAAATTTACACTGAAATATGATTATGCCGGAGATTTTTCAAAAGTAAAAGAAGGTCTTATCAATATTTCTGAATCCATGCAAAACATCATGACTGATATTATCAACACTTCCAGTCAGGTGTCTGCCGGTTCTGAGGATCTTGCCAAAGCAGCACAAAGTATTGCGGAAGGCGCCACCACACAATCAGCTTCCGTAGAAGAACTTGTTGCCACCACAACTGCTGTTACCGATCAGGTAAAAGAAAATACTGCTGCTGCACAGGTTGCGGCTGATGAAACATTAAAAGTAACTGATATGATGCGAAACAGCAAAGATCAGATGTCACTAATGACAGAAGCAATGAATAAGATCACACAGACCTCCAATGAGGTTGTCGGCATCATTAAGACAATTGAAGATATCGCAGACCAGACAAATCTGTTAGCATTAAATGCTTCCATTGAAGCTGCACGGGCAGGTGAAGCCGGAAAAGGATTTGCTGTTGTTGCCTCCGAGATAGGTTCTTTAGCCGAGGAAAGCTCCAAAGCAGCCAATACGACCAAAGATCTCATCGGTATTTCCATTAACGAAATTGAACATGGAAACCAGATTGTAAATGACGTCGTCACTTCCATTCAGGAAGTCATGGAGGCTGTTCAGAAAGTAAATGAAATGATTTCAAAGAGTTCTGAAACTTATGTCCAGCAGGAGCAGAGCATGGAACAGCTTGAGATTGGTATTGAAGAAATTTCTAAAGGAGTGGAAGACAACTCTGCCGCTGCCGAAGAAACTTCTGCCACATCGGAAGAGCTTGCCGCTCAGGCTACTACGCTAGAGCAGCTTGTACAGAGATTTGACCTGACCAACGAGGAATAA
- the rpsR gene encoding 30S ribosomal protein S18, with product MAFNKAADKDGAPMKRRPMHRRKKVCVFCGKDNVIDYKDTNKLKRYISERGKILPRRITGNCAKHQRALTVAIKRARHVALMPYVCE from the coding sequence ATGGCTTTCAATAAAGCAGCAGACAAAGATGGCGCACCAATGAAGAGACGCCCAATGCATAGAAGAAAAAAAGTTTGCGTTTTCTGTGGAAAAGATAACGTAATCGATTACAAAGATACAAACAAATTAAAGAGATACATCTCTGAGAGAGGAAAAATCCTTCCTCGTCGTATCACAGGCAACTGTGCAAAACATCAGAGAGCTCTTACAGTAGCTATCAAGAGAGCTCGTCACGTTGCATTAATGCCGTACGTATGCGAATAA
- a CDS encoding single-stranded DNA-binding protein yields the protein MNKVILMGRLTRDAEIRYSQGESATAIARFSLAVDRRFRRDGDDQNTDFINCVAFGRTAEFLERFGRKGTKFVLEGRIQTGSYTNKDGQRVYTTDVVAENVEFAESKNASGGGDNSGFNPSDRPSPSSAAGDGFMNIPDGIDEELPFN from the coding sequence ATGAACAAAGTTATTCTTATGGGAAGATTAACCAGAGACGCAGAGATCCGTTATTCTCAGGGCGAGAGTGCTACTGCGATCGCAAGATTTTCACTTGCAGTAGATCGCCGTTTCCGCCGTGACGGAGATGATCAGAATACAGATTTTATCAACTGTGTTGCATTTGGCAGAACAGCAGAGTTTTTGGAGAGATTCGGACGTAAGGGAACAAAATTCGTTCTGGAAGGTCGTATTCAGACTGGCAGCTACACCAACAAAGACGGACAGCGTGTTTACACGACGGACGTTGTTGCTGAGAACGTAGAGTTTGCAGAAAGCAAGAATGCCAGCGGCGGTGGAGATAACTCCGGTTTTAATCCTTCCGACAGACCGTCACCGAGCAGTGCAGCAGGTGATGGCTTCATGAATATTCCGGATGGAATTGATGAAGAGTTACCATTTAACTAA
- the rpsF gene encoding 30S ribosomal protein S6, translated as MNKYELALVVSAKIEDDARTATVEKAKEYITRAGGNVTEVEEAGKKKLAYEIQKMSEAFYYFIQFDAASTVPAEVERDVRIMDNVLRFLVVRKDEK; from the coding sequence ATGAATAAGTATGAATTAGCACTTGTTGTTAGTGCAAAGATCGAAGACGATGCGAGAACAGCTACCGTAGAAAAGGCAAAAGAGTACATCACTCGTGCCGGTGGTAACGTAACAGAAGTAGAAGAGGCTGGTAAGAAGAAATTAGCATATGAGATCCAGAAGATGTCAGAAGCTTTCTATTATTTCATCCAGTTCGACGCTGCATCTACTGTTCCGGCAGAAGTTGAGCGCGATGTCCGCATCATGGACAATGTTCTTCGTTTCTTAGTAGTAAGAAAAGACGAGAAATAA
- a CDS encoding DUF951 domain-containing protein: protein MDKYEVGDVVRLKKQHPCGSSEWEILRVGADFRLKCLGCGHQIMIARKLVEKNTREIRKKEAEQGS from the coding sequence ATGGATAAATATGAAGTTGGTGATGTGGTGCGGTTGAAAAAGCAGCATCCGTGCGGCAGCAGTGAATGGGAGATCCTGCGCGTGGGTGCAGATTTCAGGTTGAAATGCTTAGGCTGCGGGCACCAGATCATGATCGCAAGAAAACTTGTGGAGAAAAATACCAGAGAAATCCGCAAAAAGGAAGCTGAGCAAGGAAGCTGA
- a CDS encoding LURP-one-related/scramblase family protein — translation MRLLIKQRVFSWSDTYDVYDEEGNVRYFVRAEVFALGHQIHVYDAAHVEVGMIRQKLFNLLPVFEIETGGIKRGQIEKQFTLFQPKYDIDFNGWRVEGDFRGWDYDVYSGCSSIIHISKQLLHWGDTYVIDFTNPGDELLGMMLVIAIDAANCSQNK, via the coding sequence ATGCGTTTACTGATAAAACAGAGAGTGTTTTCATGGTCAGATACTTATGATGTCTATGATGAGGAGGGCAATGTACGGTATTTTGTCAGGGCAGAGGTGTTTGCACTTGGACATCAGATCCATGTCTATGATGCGGCACATGTTGAGGTTGGAATGATCCGTCAGAAGCTGTTTAATCTTCTTCCGGTCTTTGAAATTGAAACAGGTGGGATCAAAAGAGGACAGATCGAAAAACAGTTTACCCTGTTCCAGCCGAAATATGATATTGATTTTAATGGATGGCGTGTGGAGGGAGATTTCCGTGGCTGGGATTATGATGTATATTCCGGCTGCAGTTCCATTATTCATATTTCAAAACAATTACTCCACTGGGGTGATACGTATGTGATCGATTTTACCAATCCGGGCGATGAACTGCTTGGAATGATGCTTGTGATCGCAATTGATGCAGCAAATTGCTCGCAGAATAAATAG
- a CDS encoding NAD-dependent protein deacylase — MTNIEKFLDMVQKSDNIVFFGGAGVSTESGIPDFRSVDGLYNQKYDYPPETILSHTFYMRHTEEFYRFYRDKMLCLDAKPNVTHQKLAELEAAGKVKAVITQNIDGLHQMAGSKRVLELHGSVHRNYCQKCGKGFDAEYILNFGTKIPLCDECGGKIKPDVVLYEEGLNQQTLEDAVFYISHADVLIIGGTSLAVYPAAGLIDYYRGDKLVLINKSTTPMDGRADLLIQAGLGEVFSQIPQA; from the coding sequence ATGACAAATATTGAAAAATTCTTAGACATGGTGCAGAAATCAGATAACATTGTATTTTTCGGGGGCGCAGGAGTCTCAACGGAGAGTGGTATCCCGGATTTCAGGAGCGTGGACGGACTCTATAACCAGAAATATGATTATCCGCCGGAAACGATCTTAAGCCACACCTTTTACATGAGGCATACGGAAGAGTTTTATCGTTTTTACCGTGATAAAATGTTGTGCCTGGACGCAAAGCCGAATGTGACGCATCAGAAGCTGGCGGAGTTAGAGGCGGCAGGCAAGGTAAAAGCCGTTATTACACAGAATATTGACGGACTTCATCAGATGGCCGGAAGCAAGCGTGTTTTAGAGCTGCATGGCAGTGTACATCGCAATTACTGCCAGAAATGTGGTAAAGGATTTGATGCAGAGTATATTTTAAATTTCGGTACAAAAATTCCGCTCTGTGATGAATGCGGTGGAAAGATCAAACCAGATGTCGTGCTCTATGAAGAAGGATTAAACCAGCAGACCTTGGAGGATGCCGTATTTTATATCAGTCATGCAGATGTGCTGATTATTGGAGGAACCTCACTGGCGGTATATCCGGCAGCAGGTCTGATTGATTACTACCGTGGTGATAAACTGGTGCTCATCAACAAATCGACGACACCGATGGATGGCAGGGCAGACCTTTTGATCCAGGCGGGGCTTGGTGAGGTGTTTTCACAGATCCCGCAGGCATGA
- a CDS encoding spore maturation protein: MQIMMFLSDIMIPLLIFLIIGYGLLCRHNIYEEFIEGAKDGFETVIGIMPTLIGLMVAVGILRASGFLECFSNVCAIFTEKIGFPSELLPLAVVKMFSSSAATGLLLDIYKEYGTDSLLGRMASIMLGSTETIFYTMSVYFMSVKIKKSRYTLAGALAATAAGMAASVVLAGMI; the protein is encoded by the coding sequence ATGCAGATAATGATGTTTTTATCCGATATCATGATACCACTTCTGATTTTTTTGATTATCGGATATGGGCTGTTGTGCAGGCACAATATCTACGAAGAGTTTATCGAGGGAGCGAAAGACGGATTTGAAACAGTCATAGGGATCATGCCAACACTGATCGGACTGATGGTTGCTGTTGGAATCCTGCGTGCGTCCGGATTTCTGGAATGTTTTTCAAATGTATGTGCTATTTTCACAGAAAAGATCGGATTCCCGTCCGAACTGCTTCCACTTGCTGTTGTGAAAATGTTTTCATCTTCGGCGGCAACAGGTTTGCTTTTAGATATTTATAAGGAGTATGGGACGGATTCGCTGCTTGGGCGGATGGCGTCGATCATGCTCGGAAGCACGGAGACAATTTTTTACACGATGTCTGTTTATTTCATGAGTGTAAAGATTAAAAAAAGCCGGTATACGCTTGCCGGGGCATTGGCTGCAACGGCAGCAGGAATGGCTGCGAGCGTAGTGCTGGCAGGAATGATTTGA
- a CDS encoding two-component system response regulator, with the protein MKKNKILIVDDNKLNRQSLADIFRKAYQIVESEDGKKALEYLKKDKGLSVAAIILDLIMPVMDGFAFLEEFKKHSEYKYIPIVIATTEDNVENEKRCLEYGVWDFIPKSFHREIIWFRVMNAIKRSKQHFLEYDSLTGIYNRQMFYQKTREMLDDSKDETFAFIRLDIDRFKMINSFYGAAEGDRLLRCMAHNICGVLSAYKTYTYGRLNSDVFGICVAVEKEQDALLIAQKIREQVKKNGELRCYLETSAGCYIIRDKEMEVSAIYEHAVIAAQECKGQYMHHEALYTEQMGKEMQREQQIINEMDTALEEKQFVVYFQPKYELDGYTPRGAEALVRWKKPDGTMVSPGEFIPVFEKNGFIIKLDYYVWDQVCQLIATALRAGRKPDPISVNVSRVNLYNPNFLESLVNLVEKYRIPPEYLHLELTESVFSDTENVILNAVNYLHKAGFTILMDDFGSGYSSLNVLKDIDLDVLKIDMKFLSKGKDDGRGEKILAAVIQMAKALDMPVIAEGVEEKKQVQMLKRLGCNYIQGYYFAKPMPQEDYERLARKSHE; encoded by the coding sequence ATGAAAAAAAATAAGATCTTGATTGTAGATGATAATAAGCTCAACAGGCAGTCCCTGGCTGATATTTTCCGTAAAGCTTATCAGATCGTAGAGTCAGAAGACGGGAAAAAGGCACTGGAGTATCTGAAAAAGGATAAAGGACTTTCGGTAGCGGCAATTATACTGGATCTTATTATGCCTGTAATGGATGGATTTGCTTTCCTGGAGGAATTCAAAAAACACAGCGAATATAAGTATATTCCGATCGTCATTGCGACAACGGAAGACAATGTGGAAAATGAAAAACGCTGTCTGGAGTATGGGGTATGGGATTTTATACCGAAGTCATTCCACCGGGAGATCATCTGGTTTCGTGTCATGAACGCTATCAAAAGGAGCAAACAGCACTTTTTAGAGTATGATTCCCTGACAGGAATTTATAACCGTCAGATGTTTTACCAGAAGACGAGGGAGATGCTAGATGACAGTAAGGATGAGACATTTGCATTTATCCGGCTGGATATTGACCGGTTTAAAATGATCAATTCTTTCTATGGTGCGGCAGAAGGAGACCGTCTGTTAAGATGTATGGCGCACAATATCTGCGGTGTACTCAGTGCATATAAGACGTATACTTATGGCAGATTAAATTCCGATGTTTTTGGAATCTGTGTTGCGGTAGAAAAAGAACAGGATGCACTGCTGATCGCCCAGAAGATCCGGGAACAGGTGAAGAAAAACGGGGAGCTGCGCTGTTATCTTGAGACGTCGGCGGGATGTTATATCATCCGGGACAAGGAGATGGAGGTATCGGCAATCTATGAGCATGCTGTAATTGCGGCACAGGAATGCAAGGGGCAGTATATGCATCATGAGGCACTCTACACGGAACAGATGGGAAAAGAGATGCAGCGGGAGCAGCAGATCATAAACGAAATGGATACGGCACTTGAGGAAAAACAGTTTGTCGTTTATTTTCAGCCGAAGTATGAGTTAGATGGTTATACGCCGCGTGGCGCGGAAGCACTTGTACGCTGGAAAAAACCGGATGGGACGATGGTTTCACCGGGAGAGTTTATACCTGTTTTCGAGAAGAACGGTTTTATTATAAAACTTGATTATTATGTGTGGGATCAGGTCTGCCAGCTTATTGCCACGGCGTTAAGAGCAGGACGTAAGCCGGATCCGATCTCTGTGAATGTTTCCCGTGTCAACCTTTATAATCCAAATTTTTTAGAGTCACTGGTCAATCTTGTGGAAAAATACCGGATACCACCGGAGTACCTGCACTTAGAACTGACGGAGAGTGTTTTTTCCGATACGGAAAATGTCATCTTAAATGCGGTGAATTATCTGCACAAGGCAGGATTTACAATTCTGATGGATGATTTTGGAAGCGGATATTCATCTTTGAACGTGTTAAAGGACATTGATCTGGATGTGCTGAAAATTGATATGAAGTTTCTTTCCAAAGGCAAAGATGATGGGCGCGGAGAAAAGATCTTAGCGGCAGTTATCCAGATGGCAAAAGCGCTGGATATGCCGGTCATTGCAGAAGGCGTTGAAGAAAAGAAACAGGTACAGATGCTAAAGAGACTTGGCTGTAATTATATTCAGGGATATTATTTCGCAAAACCGATGCCGCAGGAGGATTATGAACGGCTGGCGCGAAAATCGCATGAATAA